The Mesorhizobium loti genome includes a region encoding these proteins:
- the cysK gene encoding cysteine synthase A, whose protein sequence is MNKPVTSARVPGRGRVYDSITDTIGDTPLVRLDKFAKEKGIVANLIAKLEFFNPIASVKDRIGVAMIEALEAAGKISPGKTTLIEPTSGNTGIALAFAAAAKGYKLILTMPETMSIERRKMLALLGAELVLTEGPKGMKGAIAKADELAATIPNAIIPQQFENPANPEIHRTTTAEEIWNDTHGEVDIFVAGIGTGGTITGVGQVLKKRKSSVHVVAVEPESSPVLSGGQPGPHKIQGIGAGFAPKILDTTIYDEIVKVSNEDSVANARLVARLEGVPVGISSGAALQAAIVVGSRPENKGKNLVVIIPSFAERYLSTILFEGLGS, encoded by the coding sequence ATGAACAAGCCCGTCACATCAGCCCGCGTGCCCGGTCGCGGCCGCGTCTACGATTCCATCACCGACACGATCGGCGACACGCCTCTGGTGCGGCTCGACAAGTTCGCCAAGGAAAAGGGCATCGTCGCCAATCTCATCGCCAAGCTCGAATTCTTCAATCCGATCGCTTCGGTCAAGGACCGTATCGGCGTGGCGATGATCGAGGCGCTGGAGGCAGCCGGCAAGATTTCTCCCGGCAAGACCACGCTGATCGAACCGACGTCCGGCAACACCGGCATCGCGCTGGCCTTCGCCGCCGCCGCCAAGGGCTACAAGCTGATCCTGACGATGCCGGAAACGATGTCGATCGAGCGCCGGAAAATGCTGGCGCTGCTCGGCGCCGAGCTGGTGCTGACCGAAGGGCCGAAAGGCATGAAAGGCGCCATCGCCAAGGCCGACGAACTGGCAGCGACGATCCCCAATGCGATCATCCCGCAGCAGTTCGAGAACCCGGCCAATCCGGAAATCCACCGCACGACGACGGCCGAGGAAATCTGGAACGATACGCATGGCGAGGTCGATATCTTCGTCGCCGGCATCGGCACCGGCGGCACCATCACCGGCGTCGGTCAGGTGCTGAAGAAGCGCAAGTCTTCGGTGCATGTCGTCGCCGTCGAGCCGGAATCCTCGCCGGTTCTGTCAGGCGGCCAGCCCGGCCCGCACAAGATCCAGGGCATCGGCGCCGGTTTTGCGCCCAAGATCCTCGATACGACGATCTATGACGAGATCGTCAAGGTGTCGAACGAGGATTCGGTCGCCAATGCCCGCCTCGTCGCCCGCCTCGAAGGCGTGCCGGTCGGCATCTCGTCGGGCGCCGCCCTGCAGGCAGCCATCGTCGTCGGCTCACGGCCGGAGAACAAGGGCAAGAACCTTGTGGTGATCATCCCCTCCTTCGCCGAGCGCTATCTGTCGACCATCCTGTTCGAAGGGTTGGGGTCGTAG
- a CDS encoding glutathione S-transferase family protein, which yields MYKLYTRPGSGGFVVEAALALANAPFEQIDVPKTDLPDPAFLDISPLNQVPVLTLPDGSSMTESAAICILLAERHPNAGLAPAVDAPARADFLRWMAFMSSVLYPAVLRFYYAYRYTADPDGTKAVKQAAVAEMDRGFSVLDAALQGHDWLVGDQLSLADIYLVMLVAWHPDVDSARTAWPNIERLWSKLRENPLMRTLNTSHEMWPG from the coding sequence ATGTACAAGCTCTACACCCGTCCGGGCAGCGGCGGCTTCGTCGTCGAGGCTGCGCTGGCGCTGGCGAACGCGCCGTTCGAGCAGATCGACGTGCCGAAGACCGATCTGCCCGATCCGGCCTTTCTCGACATCAGTCCGTTGAACCAGGTTCCGGTGCTGACCCTGCCGGACGGAAGCTCGATGACCGAATCGGCGGCGATCTGCATCCTGCTTGCCGAGCGTCACCCCAATGCCGGCCTGGCGCCGGCGGTCGACGCGCCTGCCCGCGCCGACTTCCTGCGCTGGATGGCCTTCATGTCGTCGGTGCTCTATCCAGCGGTGCTGCGTTTCTACTACGCGTATCGATACACGGCCGACCCCGACGGCACCAAGGCGGTCAAGCAGGCAGCCGTCGCCGAGATGGACCGCGGCTTTTCTGTTCTTGATGCCGCTCTCCAAGGCCACGACTGGCTGGTTGGCGACCAGCTGTCGCTGGCTGACATCTATCTCGTCATGCTGGTGGCCTGGCATCCCGACGTCGACAGCGCGCGGACGGCATGGCCGAACATTGAACGCCTGTGGTCGAAACTGCGCGAGAACCCGCTGATGAGGACGCTCAACACATCGCATGAGATGTGGCCAGGCTGA
- a CDS encoding RNA polymerase sigma factor, whose protein sequence is MDSRSEIARAAAEAAAEAAARQSYGKLVAWLAARTRDVAAAEDALADAFAAALERWPRTGVPEKPEAWLLAVARRRRVDAVRRRLTSQAGREHLKLIAEEAEARMTDEDLPDERLRLMFACAHPAIEASVRSPLILQTVLGFDAATIASAFLVSPATMGQRLVRAKTRIRETGIPFRVPERAELGERLDAVLEAIYAAFAEGWSDPAGTETRRRNLATEGIWLGRLVASLLPEEPEALGLLSLMLFAEARRAARRDAAGDYVPLAEQDYTLWDRALVDEAEALLGHAATMGVIGRYQLEAAVQSAHAARRLTGRTDWVAIRELYDALLSIAGSPVVAINRAVAIAEAEGAVAGLAALYVLGDDKRLDDYQPYWAARAGLLARLGQVPHAIEAYDRAIGLERDPAVRRFLQGKRAVLRN, encoded by the coding sequence ATGGACAGTCGCTCGGAGATCGCCCGGGCGGCCGCCGAGGCGGCCGCCGAGGCGGCCGCCAGGCAAAGCTACGGCAAGCTGGTCGCCTGGCTCGCGGCGCGCACCCGCGACGTGGCTGCCGCCGAGGACGCGCTGGCCGACGCCTTTGCCGCGGCACTCGAACGCTGGCCACGAACCGGCGTGCCGGAAAAGCCGGAAGCCTGGCTGCTGGCGGTGGCAAGGCGGCGCCGCGTCGATGCGGTGCGGCGGCGGCTGACCAGCCAGGCCGGCCGCGAGCATCTCAAGCTGATTGCCGAGGAAGCGGAGGCGCGCATGACCGACGAAGACCTGCCCGACGAACGGCTGCGGCTGATGTTCGCTTGCGCCCATCCGGCGATCGAGGCCAGCGTACGGTCGCCGCTGATCCTGCAGACCGTGCTCGGATTTGACGCGGCGACGATCGCCTCTGCCTTCCTGGTCTCGCCGGCAACGATGGGCCAGCGCCTGGTGCGTGCCAAGACCCGCATCCGTGAAACCGGCATTCCGTTCCGCGTGCCGGAGCGGGCCGAACTCGGCGAACGGCTGGATGCGGTGCTGGAAGCGATCTACGCCGCCTTCGCCGAAGGCTGGTCCGATCCGGCGGGCACCGAAACGCGCCGCCGCAATCTGGCGACCGAAGGCATCTGGCTCGGTCGCCTGGTGGCTTCGCTGTTGCCGGAGGAGCCCGAGGCGCTTGGCCTGTTGTCGCTGATGCTGTTTGCCGAGGCGCGCCGCGCCGCACGGCGCGATGCTGCCGGGGATTACGTGCCGCTGGCTGAACAGGACTATACGCTCTGGGATCGCGCTTTGGTCGATGAGGCGGAAGCGTTGCTCGGCCACGCCGCCACCATGGGCGTCATCGGCCGCTACCAGCTCGAGGCGGCCGTGCAGTCCGCACATGCGGCACGACGCCTGACCGGCCGCACCGACTGGGTGGCGATCCGCGAGCTCTACGACGCGCTGCTTTCGATCGCGGGATCGCCGGTGGTGGCAATCAACCGCGCAGTGGCGATTGCCGAGGCCGAGGGCGCCGTGGCGGGATTGGCGGCCCTTTACGTGCTGGGCGACGACAAGCGGCTTGATGACTATCAGCCCTATTGGGCAGCCCGCGCCGGTCTGCTGGCAAGGCTCGGTCAGGTGCCACATGCAATCGAGGCCTATGATCGGGCAATCGGCCTCGAGCGCGACCCGGCGGTGCGCCGGTTCCTGCAGGGAAAACGGGCAGTGCTCAGAAATTGA
- a CDS encoding YciI family protein produces MRYMILIYADEAAMANAPAEATYQMSAAYGAYTEALKKSGAWLAGDRLRPSQVTTSVRVAGGKTNVLDGPYADTKEQLAGFYMIEAADADAAIAWAARCPAASAGTVELRPIWELTEYLSEK; encoded by the coding sequence ATGCGATACATGATTTTGATCTACGCCGACGAAGCCGCGATGGCGAATGCTCCGGCCGAGGCGACCTACCAGATGAGTGCCGCCTATGGCGCCTATACCGAAGCCCTGAAGAAATCCGGCGCGTGGCTGGCCGGCGACCGGCTGCGCCCGAGTCAGGTGACCACCTCCGTTAGGGTGGCTGGTGGCAAGACCAACGTCCTCGACGGCCCCTATGCCGACACCAAGGAGCAGCTTGCAGGCTTCTACATGATCGAGGCCGCGGATGCCGACGCCGCGATCGCCTGGGCGGCGCGCTGCCCGGCGGCCAGCGCCGGCACTGTCGAGCTGCGACCGATCTGGGAACTGACCGAGTACCTGTCTGAAAAATGA
- a CDS encoding DUF4166 domain-containing protein, with protein MREQRMKLLIVGGYGIFGGRIIQLLENEARLTVIVAGRSLAKAEAWCRTRGDVAARLVPTVFDRDGDLAAQLTSLRPDTLVDASGPFQAYGEGRYRLIEACIAQGINYLDLADGSDFVAGVPAFDAAARQAALFVLSGVSSFPVLTAAVVRLLSSDMVRVDTIRGGIAPSPYAGVGENVIRAIAGYAGQPVGLVRDGGKAQGHPLTEQMRYTIAPPGRVPLNNTLFSLLDVPDLRALAELWPQAKTIWMGAGPVPEVLHRVLIGLAWLVRIGLIRSLSPLAPLMHWATNRLRWGEHRGGMFVEVTGAGQIGTPVKRSWHLLAEGDDGPLIPAMAVEALVRKALDGHAPAPGARAAVRDLELEDYEALFAAKTIYTGFRDDTEAADTDQPLYAALLGGAWQRLPEQIRTMHNRAAGAEGRAGIERGQNILSRLAAWLAGFPKASADVPVRVRFEVDKGEETWTRTFGTHSFSSRQFVGHGRSERLLCERFGPLTFAMALVTGDEKLSLVLRRWSIFGLPLPMWLCPRSTSFETVENGRFRFHVEISHPLTGLIVRYRGWLAPSDPNG; from the coding sequence CTGAGGGAGCAGCGGATGAAGCTTCTGATTGTCGGCGGTTACGGTATCTTTGGTGGCCGCATCATCCAATTGCTGGAGAACGAGGCACGGCTGACGGTGATCGTCGCCGGCCGCTCGCTGGCCAAGGCCGAGGCCTGGTGCAGAACGCGTGGCGATGTCGCGGCGCGCTTGGTGCCGACAGTGTTCGATCGCGACGGTGACCTCGCCGCGCAACTGACGTCGTTGCGTCCCGACACGCTGGTCGATGCCAGCGGCCCGTTTCAGGCCTATGGCGAGGGCCGCTATCGGCTGATCGAGGCCTGCATCGCGCAGGGCATCAATTATCTCGATCTCGCCGACGGATCGGATTTCGTCGCCGGCGTGCCGGCCTTCGATGCGGCAGCCAGGCAAGCCGCGCTGTTCGTACTGTCGGGGGTTTCCAGCTTTCCGGTGCTGACGGCGGCGGTGGTGCGCCTGCTGTCATCGGACATGGTGCGGGTCGATACGATCAGAGGCGGCATCGCGCCATCACCCTATGCCGGCGTCGGCGAAAACGTCATCCGCGCCATAGCAGGTTACGCCGGCCAGCCGGTCGGGCTGGTGCGTGACGGCGGCAAGGCGCAAGGCCATCCGCTCACAGAACAGATGCGCTACACCATCGCGCCGCCCGGCCGGGTGCCGCTCAACAACACGCTGTTCTCGCTTTTAGACGTGCCGGACCTTCGCGCATTGGCGGAACTCTGGCCACAGGCAAAAACCATCTGGATGGGCGCCGGCCCGGTTCCCGAAGTGCTGCATCGCGTCCTGATTGGCCTCGCCTGGCTGGTGCGCATCGGCTTGATCCGCTCGCTGTCGCCGCTTGCCCCGCTGATGCACTGGGCGACCAACCGGCTGCGCTGGGGCGAGCATCGCGGCGGCATGTTCGTTGAGGTCACCGGCGCCGGTCAGATCGGCACGCCGGTCAAACGCTCATGGCATCTGCTGGCCGAGGGTGATGATGGGCCGTTGATCCCGGCGATGGCGGTTGAGGCCTTGGTGCGCAAGGCGCTGGACGGCCATGCGCCTGCGCCCGGCGCACGCGCGGCAGTGCGAGATCTCGAACTCGAAGATTACGAGGCTCTGTTTGCCGCCAAGACGATCTACACGGGCTTTCGCGACGACACCGAAGCGGCCGACACCGATCAACCGCTCTATGCCGCCTTGCTCGGCGGGGCCTGGCAGCGCTTGCCTGAGCAAATCCGGACCATGCACAACCGTGCGGCAGGGGCCGAAGGGCGTGCCGGTATCGAGCGCGGACAAAATATCCTTAGCCGGCTGGCCGCGTGGCTGGCCGGATTTCCCAAGGCGAGCGCCGATGTCCCGGTTCGGGTCCGCTTCGAAGTCGACAAGGGGGAAGAAACCTGGACGCGGACATTCGGCACGCACAGCTTCTCCAGCCGCCAGTTTGTTGGCCATGGCCGTTCGGAGCGCCTGCTGTGCGAGCGCTTCGGCCCGCTGACCTTTGCCATGGCGCTGGTGACCGGGGACGAAAAACTGTCGCTGGTCCTGCGCCGCTGGAGCATTTTCGGGCTGCCGCTGCCGATGTGGCTCTGTCCGCGCTCGACATCGTTCGAAACCGTCGAGAATGGCCGCTTCCGCTTCCATGTCGAGATTTCCCATCCGCTCACCGGCTTGATCGTGCGCTATCGCGGCTGGCTCGCGCCATCCGACCCGAATGGTTGA
- a CDS encoding DUF393 domain-containing protein — protein sequence MTDLPSPSPFDAHHPLIVFDGVCVFCSGFVRMVVRLDRQSRFRFATAQSPFGEALFKKHGLRTDSYETNLVLIDGVAFTRLESFVAVMSELGWPWRAMKALLVLPRPLRDWLYDRIAKNRYALFGRKDSCEVPSAEMRERFLG from the coding sequence GTGACCGACCTTCCCAGTCCTTCTCCGTTCGACGCCCATCATCCGCTGATCGTCTTCGATGGCGTCTGTGTGTTCTGCTCCGGCTTCGTGCGCATGGTGGTCAGGCTCGACCGTCAAAGCCGCTTCCGCTTCGCCACCGCGCAGTCGCCATTCGGCGAAGCGCTGTTCAAGAAGCACGGGCTGCGGACGGACAGCTACGAAACCAATCTTGTCCTGATCGACGGTGTCGCCTTCACGCGGCTTGAGAGCTTCGTTGCCGTCATGTCGGAACTCGGCTGGCCGTGGCGGGCGATGAAGGCTCTGCTGGTGCTGCCGCGCCCGCTGCGTGACTGGCTCTACGATCGCATTGCCAAGAATCGGTACGCGCTGTTCGGCAGAAAGGACAGTTGCGAGGTTCCTTCCGCCGAGATGCGGGAGCGGTTCCTAGGCTAG
- a CDS encoding Ku protein, whose translation MAPRPAWKGYLKLSLVTCAVELTNVVTHTEKVSFRVLNRKTGNTVKRIYVDSETGKPLGDDDEIKGYEVSDGDFVHIEEDEIEAVQIESSHTMALDGFVDKASIQQIYLDTPYYVAPADKVSEEAFAVIRDAMAGKKMAGLARIVLYQRERPVVIEPLGKGMVLTTLRYNNTVRQPDTVFGDIKAVKTDQEMTDLAELIIDKKKATFDPSKFDDKYEDALLELIRAKKAGKKAPTAKAAPKPSNVVNLFDALKKSLSSDGSTKASSAKAKRAKPKASAPKRKSA comes from the coding sequence ATGGCGCCGCGTCCTGCCTGGAAGGGCTATCTAAAGCTGTCGCTGGTCACCTGTGCCGTCGAGCTGACTAACGTCGTCACCCACACCGAAAAGGTCTCGTTCCGGGTGCTGAACCGCAAGACCGGCAACACGGTGAAGCGTATCTATGTCGATTCCGAAACCGGCAAGCCGCTCGGCGACGACGACGAGATCAAGGGCTACGAAGTCAGCGACGGCGATTTCGTCCATATCGAGGAAGACGAGATCGAGGCGGTGCAGATCGAGTCCTCGCACACGATGGCGCTCGACGGTTTCGTCGACAAAGCCTCGATCCAGCAGATCTACCTCGACACGCCCTATTATGTGGCGCCGGCCGACAAGGTGTCGGAGGAGGCGTTCGCCGTCATCAGGGATGCGATGGCCGGCAAGAAGATGGCCGGGCTGGCCCGCATCGTGCTCTATCAACGCGAGCGCCCGGTGGTCATCGAGCCGCTGGGCAAGGGCATGGTGCTGACGACGCTGCGCTACAACAACACGGTGCGGCAGCCGGACACTGTTTTCGGTGACATCAAGGCGGTGAAGACCGATCAGGAGATGACCGATCTGGCCGAGCTGATCATCGACAAGAAGAAAGCGACGTTCGATCCCTCGAAATTCGATGACAAATACGAGGACGCACTGCTGGAGCTGATCCGTGCCAAGAAGGCCGGCAAGAAGGCGCCCACGGCCAAGGCAGCGCCCAAGCCTTCCAACGTCGTCAATCTGTTCGATGCGCTGAAGAAGAGCCTGTCGTCGGATGGCTCAACAAAAGCTTCATCGGCGAAAGCCAAACGCGCCAAACCGAAAGCCAGCGCGCCCAAGCGCAAATCGGCCTGA
- the ligD gene encoding DNA ligase D encodes MASLEQYHSKRDFKKTAEPAGKVSRDKKAKAGGIFVIHKHAATRLHYDLRLEHDGVLWSWAVTRGPSLDPHEKRLAVHVEDHPTDYAPFEGTIPKGEYGGGSVIVWDEGTWTPEIDPAKAMKKGHISFELHGHKLHGLWHLVRLKPRAGEKRDNWLLIKSDDAAARPGEDILKEAPESVKSGLTIEEVGEGKTAKGEKPDVWHSNKPAAGKAKAGGKKLDFVEPQLATLERDAPPGKDWLHEVKFDGYRMQAQIAGTEVRLLTRTGLDWTEKFGGEIVAELAGLKCRDAIIDGEIVVLADSGVSSFSLLQQDLSANRTNRFIYYVFDLMHLDGKDLRREPLVERKQALQDLLGKQPENAAVRFSDHFSEPGKIMLEHACRMGLEGVVSKRADAPYRSGRGPTWVKSKCTARQEFVIGGYLPSEKTGRGLRSLLVGYHEGGKLHYAGRVGTGFSAKGATDLKKRLDALEAKSSPFDAAVPKGKGLVWVKPELVGEVEFRSWTSDRIIRHASFQGLREDKLAEEVVQEKPKAATSETPAKSAPGGAAKPAGSMTTTVKLSHPDKLLWPDEKISKQGLLDHYAQVWPRMEQFVVNRPLSLVRAPDGVGGPRFFQKHASAGMSDKIARMKDPTDGEEILFIRDFDGVAALVQYGVVEIHIWGCTTDKLEQPDQIIFDLDPDEGVDVKAVREAALDIRGKLNELSLANFVKTSGGKGYHVLVPLKPSTDWEAVKTFAHDFAKALEQGAPDRYTATLSKKARTGKIFVDYLRNGRGSTTVAPYSSRAKKGATVSMPVTWAEIEAGLAPNAFPIGDKTTLKQLAQADPWADFFGRGKVLGRG; translated from the coding sequence ATGGCCAGCCTCGAACAGTATCACTCCAAGCGCGATTTCAAGAAGACCGCCGAGCCGGCCGGCAAGGTATCTCGCGACAAGAAGGCCAAGGCCGGCGGTATCTTCGTCATCCACAAGCACGCCGCGACGCGGCTGCACTACGACCTGCGCCTCGAACATGACGGTGTGCTGTGGAGCTGGGCGGTGACGCGCGGCCCGAGTCTCGACCCGCATGAGAAGCGGCTGGCCGTGCATGTCGAGGATCATCCAACCGACTATGCGCCGTTCGAGGGCACCATTCCCAAGGGCGAATATGGCGGCGGTTCGGTCATCGTCTGGGACGAGGGCACCTGGACCCCCGAGATCGACCCGGCCAAGGCGATGAAGAAGGGCCATATCAGCTTCGAGCTGCACGGCCACAAGCTGCATGGATTGTGGCATCTGGTCAGGCTGAAACCCCGTGCGGGCGAAAAGCGCGACAACTGGCTGCTGATCAAGTCCGACGATGCCGCCGCGCGCCCCGGCGAGGATATTCTCAAGGAGGCGCCGGAATCGGTGAAGTCCGGCCTGACGATCGAAGAGGTCGGCGAAGGCAAGACCGCCAAGGGCGAGAAGCCTGATGTCTGGCATTCAAACAAGCCGGCCGCCGGCAAGGCGAAGGCCGGGGGCAAGAAACTCGACTTTGTCGAGCCGCAGCTCGCCACGCTGGAGCGCGATGCCCCGCCGGGCAAGGACTGGCTGCATGAGGTGAAGTTCGACGGCTATCGCATGCAGGCGCAGATCGCCGGCACCGAAGTGCGGCTGCTGACCCGCACCGGCCTCGACTGGACGGAGAAATTCGGCGGCGAGATCGTCGCGGAACTGGCCGGACTGAAATGCAGGGACGCCATCATCGACGGAGAGATCGTCGTGCTGGCCGACAGCGGCGTTTCTTCTTTCTCGCTGCTGCAGCAGGATTTGTCTGCCAATCGAACCAACCGCTTTATCTACTACGTCTTCGACCTGATGCACCTCGACGGGAAGGATCTGCGCCGCGAGCCATTGGTCGAGCGCAAACAGGCCTTGCAGGACTTGCTCGGCAAGCAGCCGGAGAATGCGGCAGTCCGTTTCAGCGACCATTTTTCCGAACCCGGCAAGATCATGCTGGAGCATGCCTGCCGCATGGGACTGGAAGGCGTCGTCTCAAAACGCGCCGACGCACCCTATCGCAGCGGCCGCGGCCCAACCTGGGTGAAATCGAAATGCACGGCGCGGCAGGAATTCGTCATCGGCGGCTATCTGCCGTCGGAGAAGACCGGGCGCGGGCTGCGCTCGCTGCTGGTCGGCTATCATGAGGGCGGCAAGCTGCATTACGCCGGCCGCGTCGGCACCGGCTTCTCCGCCAAGGGCGCAACCGACCTGAAGAAGAGGCTCGATGCGCTCGAGGCGAAGTCGTCGCCGTTCGATGCCGCCGTGCCGAAGGGCAAGGGCCTGGTCTGGGTCAAGCCGGAACTTGTCGGCGAAGTGGAGTTTCGCAGCTGGACGTCGGACCGTATAATACGCCACGCCTCGTTCCAGGGGCTGCGCGAGGACAAGCTGGCGGAGGAAGTCGTGCAGGAAAAGCCGAAAGCAGCAACAAGCGAAACTCCAGCCAAGTCGGCACCCGGCGGCGCTGCCAAACCCGCGGGCTCGATGACGACCACGGTAAAACTTTCCCACCCCGACAAGCTGCTGTGGCCGGACGAAAAAATATCCAAGCAAGGCCTGCTCGACCACTACGCGCAAGTTTGGCCACGCATGGAACAGTTCGTCGTCAACCGGCCGCTCAGCCTGGTGCGCGCGCCCGACGGTGTCGGCGGGCCGCGCTTCTTCCAGAAGCACGCCTCGGCCGGCATGAGCGACAAGATCGCCCGGATGAAGGACCCGACCGATGGCGAGGAGATCCTGTTCATCCGTGATTTCGACGGCGTTGCGGCACTCGTCCAATACGGCGTGGTCGAAATCCACATCTGGGGCTGCACGACAGACAAGCTCGAACAGCCGGACCAGATCATCTTCGATCTCGATCCCGATGAAGGCGTCGACGTGAAGGCGGTGCGCGAGGCGGCGCTCGACATCAGAGGCAAGCTCAACGAGCTGTCGTTGGCGAATTTCGTCAAGACCTCAGGCGGCAAGGGCTACCACGTGCTGGTGCCGCTGAAGCCCTCGACGGATTGGGAGGCGGTAAAAACCTTCGCCCATGATTTCGCCAAGGCGCTGGAACAAGGTGCGCCGGACCGCTACACGGCGACGCTGTCGAAGAAGGCACGCACGGGGAAGATCTTCGTCGACTATCTGCGCAATGGCCGGGGTTCGACGACAGTCGCGCCCTATTCGTCACGCGCCAAGAAGGGCGCCACCGTGTCGATGCCGGTGACCTGGGCTGAAATCGAGGCCGGGCTGGCGCCGAACGCTTTCCCGATCGGCGACAAGACGACGCTGAAGCAGCTGGCGCAAGCCGATCCGTGGGCGGATTTCTTCGGGCGGGGGAAGGTGTTGGGGCGGGGGTGA
- a CDS encoding winged helix-turn-helix transcriptional regulator: MREGPDIARIASLVGDPARANMLNALMGGTALTASELALEAGVSLPTASSHLGKLMEGGLLTVASQGRHRYYGLAGPQVAGMIEAITGVAASVGPQRVRPGPRDGAMRVARVCYDHLAGEQAVAMLDRLVAKKILVRDDKEIRLGPSAASHFAAIGIDVYTKPRRPVCRACLDWSVRRSHLAGTLGAAILDKILAEKWARREKDSRAVIFSPPGKQAFERVFLS, encoded by the coding sequence ATGCGCGAAGGACCTGACATCGCCCGCATCGCCAGCCTGGTCGGCGACCCGGCACGGGCAAATATGCTCAATGCCCTGATGGGCGGCACCGCGCTGACGGCGAGCGAACTGGCGCTCGAGGCAGGCGTCTCGCTGCCGACCGCCAGCTCGCATCTGGGCAAGCTGATGGAAGGCGGGCTGTTGACGGTGGCGAGCCAGGGCCGCCATCGCTATTACGGTCTCGCCGGACCGCAGGTGGCGGGCATGATCGAGGCCATCACCGGTGTCGCCGCCTCGGTTGGCCCGCAGCGCGTGCGGCCGGGCCCCCGCGACGGTGCCATGCGCGTGGCGCGCGTCTGCTACGACCACCTCGCCGGCGAGCAGGCGGTGGCGATGCTCGATCGCCTTGTCGCCAAAAAAATATTGGTCCGTGACGACAAGGAGATCAGGCTCGGGCCATCGGCGGCATCGCATTTCGCGGCGATAGGCATCGATGTCTACACCAAGCCGCGCCGGCCGGTGTGCCGCGCCTGCCTGGACTGGAGCGTGCGCCGCTCGCATCTCGCCGGCACGCTGGGCGCCGCCATCCTCGACAAGATCCTTGCCGAGAAATGGGCGCGCCGCGAGAAGGACAGCCGCGCGGTGATTTTCTCGCCGCCCGGCAAGCAGGCGTTCGAGAGGGTGTTTTTGAGCTGA
- a CDS encoding DUF1127 domain-containing protein yields the protein MTARTAFPSAPLASRQSFPFITWLRSRLLARWYDRYLQRLDLAEVDDHLLRDLGLTRQDVRRECAKSFWQT from the coding sequence ATGACAGCACGAACCGCTTTCCCCTCGGCACCGCTCGCCAGCCGCCAATCGTTCCCGTTCATCACCTGGTTGCGCTCCCGACTGCTGGCCCGCTGGTATGACCGCTATTTGCAGCGTCTCGACCTTGCCGAGGTCGACGATCATCTGCTGCGCGACCTTGGCCTGACTCGGCAAGACGTGCGCCGCGAATGCGCGAAATCCTTCTGGCAGACATGA
- a CDS encoding NIPSNAP family protein: MTITCFIRYEIDPFGKAAFEEYARNWGQAIPRCGADLIGYYAPHEGSATTAYAAYNIDSLAAYEAYRARLAADPAGKANYEFAKRERFILKEDRMFLKHVSGPHAKLVLP; this comes from the coding sequence ATGACCATCACCTGCTTCATCCGCTACGAGATCGACCCGTTCGGCAAGGCGGCCTTCGAGGAGTACGCCCGCAACTGGGGCCAGGCCATTCCGCGCTGCGGCGCCGATTTGATCGGCTATTACGCGCCGCATGAGGGCTCGGCCACGACCGCCTATGCCGCCTACAACATCGACAGCCTGGCGGCTTACGAAGCCTATCGCGCCCGGCTTGCCGCCGATCCCGCCGGCAAGGCAAACTACGAATTCGCCAAGCGTGAAAGATTCATCCTGAAGGAGGACCGCATGTTCCTGAAACACGTCTCGGGACCGCACGCGAAACTGGTGCTGCCGTGA
- a CDS encoding antibiotic biosynthesis monooxygenase has translation MIAVIFEVEPAAGRREAYLGIAADLRPLLDGIDGFVSIERFQSLVDPNRILSLSFWRDEEAVKAWRNTEEHRQAQKAGRGGIFAGYRLRIAYVVRDYGLTERDEAPGDSRAVNG, from the coding sequence GTGATTGCCGTCATCTTCGAGGTCGAGCCGGCGGCGGGCAGGCGTGAAGCCTATCTCGGCATCGCCGCCGATCTACGGCCGCTGCTCGACGGCATTGACGGCTTTGTCTCCATTGAGCGCTTCCAGAGCCTGGTCGATCCAAACCGCATCCTGTCCTTGTCGTTCTGGCGCGACGAGGAGGCGGTCAAGGCCTGGCGCAACACCGAGGAGCACCGGCAGGCGCAGAAGGCCGGCCGTGGCGGTATATTTGCCGGCTACCGTCTGCGGATTGCGTATGTCGTGAGGGACTATGGGCTGACGGAGAGAGATGAGGCGCCTGGGGATAGCCGGGCGGTGAATGGGTAA